Proteins co-encoded in one Perca flavescens isolate YP-PL-M2 chromosome 11, PFLA_1.0, whole genome shotgun sequence genomic window:
- the map3k13 gene encoding mitogen-activated protein kinase kinase kinase 13, with translation MHVHDTMGSSPEVLSWTSCPSLLVGKLKEELKLTVVGDTMKKSNLPNSQPQPTQAPPSNLPPQIITDLAPLTQLPVPLQTLQTPGQDEDSMLGGITPPNTALSVDSTRSEGGHFDNSVLQLQEQDHEEAGSPASCEHGGCGSGMEEQMGEGDCPMHHNVEERQSHPHHPDDIKLHFHRAGPGSGGFLEGLFGCLRPVWNIIGKTYSTEYKLQQQDMWEVPFEEISELQWLGSGAQGAVFLGKFRSEEVAIKKVREQKETDIKHLRKLKHPNIISFKGVCTQAPCYCIIMEYCAQGQLYEVLRAGRKVTPRMLVDWASGIASGMNYLHLHKIIHRDLKSPNVLVTHNDTVKISDFGTSKELSDKSTKMSFAGTVAWMAPEVIRNEPVSEKVDIWSFGVVLWELLTGEIPYKDVDSSAIIWGVGSNSLHLPVPSTCPDGFKILMKQTWQSKPRNRPSFRQILLHLDIASADVLGAPQETYFKSQAEWREEVKKHFEKIKSEGTCIHRLDEELIRRRRDELRHALDIREHYERKLERANNLYMELSAIMLQLEVREKELMKREQAVEKKYPGTYKRHLVRPIVRSNAVEKLIKKKGSMSHKPGMPPTKRPDLLRSDGIPSLDPLPSPSPLSASPKVSTPPGKARYRSKPRHRRANSKGSHSEFPGVLKPLAGALEDTQSLQEQPFLHHHHHHPPTEGPFLPLKGREEAVVNCANNLRYFGPAAPLRSPQTDHMQRRVSGSSPDIISTAVDADTRQRTTSTSSNPVPGAGAGSLCPCCQAHPFPGCLHCQETPPALSHPELPHYSWAPSKDPASDREATKKAQPQEQEASQRTHTLLTALPRTLRPLRKGGDESSEEEEGEVDSEVEFPRRQRPHRCMSSFQSYSTFSSENLSVSDGEEGNTSDHSHSGPLERMSTSQEEHLDELLSHTPEIPIDISTQSDGLSDKECAVRRVKTQISLGKLCSDEHSYENPLQFRDSDCDTSEAECSDATIRNHKIGAPSSW, from the exons ATGCACGTGCATGACACCATGGGTAGCTCCCCCGAGGTGCTCTCATGGACTTCCTGCCCCAGTCTGCTGGTGGGCAAGCTGAAGGAGGAGCTCAAACTCACCGTGGTTGGGGACACCATGAAGAAATCAAACTTGCCCAACTCCCAACCTCAGCCTACTCAGGCCCCTCCGTCCAATTTACCACCTCAGATTATCACAGACCTGGCTCCGCTGACACAACTACCCGTTCCCCTGCAGACGCTGCAGACGCCCGGCCAGGACGAAGACTCAATGCTGGGGGGTATAACTCCCCCAAACACAGCCTTAAGTGTGGACTCAACAAGGAGCGAGGGTGGGCACTTTGACAACAGCGTGCTCCAGCTGCAGGAGCAGGACCATGAGGAAGCCGGATCACCCGCCTCTTGTGAGCACGGTGGGTGTGGCAGTGGTATGGAGGAGCAGATGGGAGAAGGGGACTGCCCCATGCACCACAATGTAGAGGAGAGGCAGAGCCACCCCCATCACCCTGATGACATCAAGCTGCACTTCCACAGAGCGGGGCCTGGGTCGGGTGGGTTCTTAGAAGGGCTGTTTGGCTGTCTTCGGCCTGTCTGGAATATCATAGGGAAGACATACTCGACAGAATACAAGCTACAACAGCAAG ACATGTGGGAGGTTCCATTTGAGGAGATTTCGGAGTTGCAGTGGCTGGGCAGCGGTGCTCAGGGAGCTGTCTTCTTGGGCAAGTTCCGCTCTGAGGAGGTGGCCATCAAGAAGGTGCGTGAGCAGAAGGAGACAGACATTAAACATCTGCGAAAACTCAAGCATCCAAATATCATCAGCTTCAA AGGTGTGTGCACCCAGGCGCCTTGTTACTGCATCATCATGGAGTACTGTGCCCAGGGCCAGCTGTATGAGGTGCTGAGGGCGGGGAGGAAAGTGACCCCCAGGATGCTGGTGGACTGGGCCTCAGGCATCGCCAGTGGCATGAACTACCTACACCTGCACAAGATCATCCACAGAGATCTCAAGTCTCCCAA TGTTTTGGTGACCCACAACGACACTGTGAAAATCTCAGACTTTGGAACGTCCAAAGAGCTCAGTGACAAAAGTACAAAGATGTCATTTGCAGGTACGGTGGCCTGGATGGCCCCAGAAGTGATAAGAAATGAGCCTGTGTCTGAGAAGGTAGACATCTG gtcatttggagttgtgttgtGGGAACTTCTGACCGGAGAGATTCCCTACAAAGACGTGGACTCCTCGGCCATCATTTGGGGTGTTGGCAGCAACAGTCTTCACCTTCCTGTCCCCTCCACCTGCCCGGACGGCTTCAAAATACTCATGAAACAAACATG GCAAAGCAAGCCCAGGAATAGGCCTTCGTTTCGTCAGATCCTCCTACACCTCGACATTGCCTCTGCTGATGTCCTGGGAGCTCCTCAGGAGACCTACTTCAAGTCTCAG GCAGAATGGAGGGAGGAAGTGAAGAAACATTTTGAGAAGATCAAAAGTGAAGGCACCTGTATCCACAGGCTGGACGAGGAGCTGATCCGACGCAGGCGGGATGAACTCAG ACATGCACTGGACATCCGGGAGCACTATGAGAGGAAGCTGGAGAGAGCCAACAACCTCTACATGGAACTCAGTGCCATCATGCTGCAGCTGGAGGTCCGAGAAAAGGAACTAATGAA GAGAGAGCAGGCAGTGGAGAAGAAATATCCCGGGACCTATAAGCGCCACCTGGTCAGACCCATCGTCAGGTCCAACGCTGTAGAGAAGCTCATCAAGAAGAAAGGAAGCATGTCCCACAAACCTGGGATGCCCCCCACTAAAAG GCCAGACTTGCTTCGTTCTGATGGCATCCCCAGCCTCGaccctctcccctccccctcgCCTCTATCAGCCAGCCCAAAGGTCTCCACGCCTCCTGGCAAAGCCCGCTACCGAAGCAAGCCTCGTCACCGCCGGGCCAACAGTAAAGGAAGCCATAGCGAGTTCCCCGGGGTGCTGAAGCCTCTTGCTGGGGCATTAGAGGACACCCAGTCTCTCCAGGAGCAGCCGTtcctccatcaccaccaccaccatccacCAACCGAGGGGCCCTTCCTGCCCTTGAAGGGCCGCGAGGAGGCCGTTGTCAACTGTGCCAACAACCTGCGCTACTTCGGCCCCGCTGCTCCCCTCCGTAGCCCTCAGACAGACCACATGCAGCGCCGCGTTTCTGGCTCCAGCCCTGACATCATATCCACTGCTGTGGATGCAGACACGCGACAGCGGACTACATCCACCAGCTCCAATCCTGTCCCAGGTGCTGGTGCTGGTTCTTTGTGTCCCTGCTGCCAGGCTCACCCCTTCCCTGGCTGCCTACACTGTCAGGAGACCCCTCCTGCATTAAGCCACCCAGAGTTGCCCCACTACTCCT GGGCTCCCAGCAAAGATCCAGCCTCAGACAGAGAGGCCACAAAGAAGGCTCAGCCACAGGAACAAGAGGCATCCCAACGGACTCACACCCTGCTCACTGCACTGCCTCGTACTCTCAGACCTCTCAGGAAG GGTGGCGATGAGTCCTCTGAAGAGGAAGAGGGCGAGGTTGATAGTGAAGTGGAGTTTCCAAGGAGACAGAG ACCTCATCGCTGTATGAGCAGCTTCCAGTCCTACTCCACCTTCAGCTCAGAGAACCTGTCGGTATCTGACGGAGAGGAGGGAAACACCAGCGACCACTCCCACAGCGGGCCCCTGGAGAGGATGAGTACCAGTCAGGAGGAACACCTGGATGAGCTGCTGTCGCACACACCAGAAATCCCCATCGACATCTCCACCCAGTCAGACGGCCTCTCTGACAAGGAGTGCGCCGTCCGCAGGGTAAAGACCCAGATCTCACTGGGAAAACTGTGCTCCGACGAACACAGCTACGAG AATCCACTACAGTTTAGGGATTCAGACTGTGATACGTCAGAAGCAGAGTGCTCCGATGCCACCATTAGAAACCACAAAATCGGGGCTCCTTCCTCGTGGTGA